The nucleotide window AATTGTGTAACGATTAATTTTGATCCGTGATTCAAGCTCTGCTAGGGTTTGATAGAAGGGTCGTTGTTCCTTGCTTTTTCCTGTTAGGTGCCACATATGCTAATTGACTAATTCATAAAGAAGCATGTATTACCATTAACACGCTTGTGAGGAGATTGAATCCAGGGAGAAAAAAGGAATGGAAATCTCATACATTGAATCAATCATCTTAAATGAGAGTTAGTTCAATACACATAAAACCTTCATTTCCTCCAATAAGAGTGACTCTCAGACTCAGTCATCCTTACGGTATATTTCGCTTTTGACCATATTTCACACGTATCCATCTTTTTAACATACCGACTTAAGCGTTGGAGTGTTAACGTATCTGCATACATATTTCTCATCTATCAAGATGACTCACCCTCCGCCACACTAGAGATCCGTGAACCACCTTTCTTTAACTGTAATAACCAGACATATCAATATTAAAATTGAGAATTAATTACGAAGATCACTAAAACTCATTAGATTGaagaaaagaacaagaaattaaacaagaaaaacagaaaaaaaaaaccaagactAAAAACaggaacaaaagaaaagaacaaaataaaagacaaagagaaaaagactctaaaaaaaGGGGAATAAAACATTTATTACACCGATTTAAAAAGTGTTGAACAATACTTATCTACCATTGCATGGTGAACGACAGATAATTGCAACTCTGTTAATGGGATTTTAGGACTGAAATAGTGATTGGGCCGATTTTAAAAGTGTCGACTACAAGTTAGCTATTGTTGTATGATGAACGAGAGTTATGTTCAACTATCTGCGAAcggtattttaattttttagcaaatcaaggGTGTCTGAAGAGTAACCTTCTTGAAACTTAAATTATGAATCCAAAAATGTTAAACACCGTGAAAAATGTCTACTCCCTGCGTTCCTATATGTAAGCCTCCTTtgtatttttcacattttttaataaaagttgtcagtgtaattaatgagtctgttttgtgtgttaatattaccaaattgtcatttgtttgtatttgtattaaatttaacttttcatatttcaagacaagttatttagtattaattagaggtatgtttaggaaaaatataataaatgcatctagtaatttgaaaaggggtttatatttagagacaaaaataaagttaatatatttacaCCTTCAAATTCAATCGTGATAATTACTCTCGTCTAATTGAATAATCTTGAGATTTAAAtcgacaacaacaaaaaaataggaTTTTAAAAAGGTAGAGGGTGGGAAGAAAAATTTCTGACTTATTTAGATAATATttagataatatttttgataatattttaaaaatcggaaataacatatattacattAGTAAAACACTGTTAACCCTTTATTGAAATAGAGATACGATTACAAAGAGTACTTAAACTCATTACATGGATGAAGAGAACaagaaacaacaaagaaaaatacaGAACATTTCAAGCAAGAACAGAAGAAAAGACATAGAAACGGGCAAAAGAAAACACACATTCATGCATTCAGATCATAGGTAGCGTGAATGCGTGGTCCTTCTAActttcaattttattcaaaCTACTGATGATATTCGAGCTCTAGCAGCATCATCATCCTTAACGAATACCGCTCCTAAggcatcaccatcaccatcagTTTCATAGACCAAACGCATTCCATTTTTGTCATTCTTCCTACTCAAATAAATACAACCATCATTTTTGTAACAGAAAAAGATAAGGTATCCCGATCTCTTGTATCTAGTAAGTTCAAACCAACCATCATGAACATTCTTTCCAGTACCATCAATAGCCAGCCATGGTGTAGGGAACTCATTTTCTGCTTCAACCATCAACCACTTGGAGGATTCTGCACAATCTGGCTTGTAATCGAATGCAATGTCCAAATGCAAGCCTCTAGTGATAGGATCATCACTACTTGGTTGATTTTGTGGGGTCAATTTTACTGGTAGGCCATGACCAAGGTTAGAATAATCTTGAAGTACAGTAAATGGACATGTTGAATTTTCAGTTTCACCAAGCCTGAATCCACCGCCACTTACTAAGAATTCAGGCCAAATAAAGTATCTGCCACTAGGAACAACGGGGTTCCCATGTATATCCTTGACGATAAGATCAGCATCTGTAGGTGATGAAGGAAAAGAAGAGGAAACAAAGGGTAATGGAAAGTAGGTGGTGAAGGAAAAGAGGAGGAAACAAAGGGTGGTAACTAATGTAAGATTCATggcaatttttttgtttgtgtttgtgtttgtgtgtatTTGTGGTGCAATTGTTGTACCATTGAAACCTTTATTTATAGACTTGTTCTAAGAAACAATTCATGTTTATCACATGCATGAcagaataaaaaatatcaaggaACCCAACAACGTTCATGTTTATATATGCTGATTAaactattcttttttattttaattttttttaaaaaaaacacgatattcattaatttaagagttgtgttatttgaacatctattaaTGTGACAACCGcaattttacaaagaaatgtATGTATTGGcatgaaaaccaaaacaatagtgagagaaagtaaaaatataatgtgattatgagagagaaaattgttataaaatggttgtataaatatcatttcttttaatttaaattgatagagtacattcatacaatacaaattaaaagtcgctataaacaaaaaagatgaatatgcaAACAAACTTACAACATCCATCTTAATACACTACAACATTTTGACTCTACGAGAACGCCTAATTTTTCTtaggtaaaaaaattgttctgaTAGAGTATTAAATACAACGGTTATTGTATTCTGTTTTGGTAACATATGAACTTTTTTCAATTTGTATGCCACCCCTCAAAATCGTTGTGGAATATGGAAGGAGAACAGATTTTATAGGTTATTTttgtaaacaaataataatcGTTTTGATATActtcttaattattttaataaaaattatggtAAAATAAACTAGaatagatttttttctttttggttacaAACTAGAATAGATCGAGCAATATGAAACAAAATTTTCCCCTTCCAATTCcaataataacaaagaaaaaacttcaACCATCTTTGCCCAGGTGAACCACTCAATCCCTGAAGCTTTCGAATTCCAATCCTCAAACATGGAATTCAGTTCCTTCGAAAATCTCCAACCATCTTTCACGGTTCCCAGAACCCTGAAAATCCCCTTTCTTCCTTCTTCGATTCTACCCTCGAATAATCTCACACCTCTTCCCAAAATGCCACAAATCCTTTGAGAAATCTACGCTCTTTCGAAATTTCAGAGCCCGCATCTTGTTCAAACAATCTCTGAAGGCCGTCGCGGCGACGACGACGTTTGCTGTGATTGACGAACGTACCGGACCCACAAAGGTatatttgttgttgtgattATTGCTTTAATTGCCTCTGTTCAATATAGATTGttaggttttttctttttgcttaaaTGTTAAACAGATTCTCCTTCTctaatgttgttgtttgttttgtatTGTCTATTGATAGAAAAACATTGTGAATTATGATTGTACGATGgctttgaatttttaaaagtatcaattttttttcaatttttatcaatattCTTTAACCATGTTGTAATCGATGGCCTTTTAATTGTCTAAAGCTAGTTACttctgcacaattttttttatcaatttttatctCACTTAAAATTTAGGCTTTTTCCTTGTGCACATTTATCTCACTTAACTAGTAATGACTTGAATTTGTTAATAGACAAAGTAGTTGAATAACTTGGGTAATCACAAGTTACTAAAATTATTCAACTATTTATAAAACTAGGAAGCTTAATTACCTTCTCTAAAACAGAGTTGTGATTGAACTAGTGTCTATGAAGCATGGATATAGACATAGATACTGCACATGACACAGACACTAACATGCCTAATCCAAGGAGTGTTCGTGCTTCACATAATAGTGTTCATAGGCTTAGAAAATGAAAGTTACTTCCCTTTCTTAAAAGTTGTTCGTCAATACTTTCCATCATTTGAAGTTGAGAGGAGGCTAGAAACTTTCTATGATAATCTAGTGTAGAATTTTGCAACTGTTTCTATTGGAGGTTTTATATGCTAGAACTTTGTATGATAAACTTTATATATGTGAACATTTCCTATTACACT belongs to Medicago truncatula cultivar Jemalong A17 chromosome 6, MtrunA17r5.0-ANR, whole genome shotgun sequence and includes:
- the LOC25496362 gene encoding kunitz-type elastase inhibitor BrEI, which produces MNLTLVTTLCFLLFSFTTYFPLPFVSSSFPSSPTDADLIVKDIHGNPVVPSGRYFIWPEFLVSGGGFRLGETENSTCPFTVLQDYSNLGHGLPVKLTPQNQPSSDDPITRGLHLDIAFDYKPDCAESSKWLMVEAENEFPTPWLAIDGTGKNVHDGWFELTRYKRSGYLIFFCYKNDGCIYLSRKNDKNGMRLVYETDGDGDALGAVFVKDDDAARARISSVV